One segment of Primulina tabacum isolate GXHZ01 chromosome 14, ASM2559414v2, whole genome shotgun sequence DNA contains the following:
- the LOC142523918 gene encoding uncharacterized protein LOC142523918 — protein sequence MVAHTLLGVVRCDPSYEIKYIIENMKDKYGYQISYTKAWRSLKRAMEIAYGTWESSVQLLPKYMCALSKYNPGTVVEWKHLRDNNEMSKTLNYVFWAFRPCVDGFRNCRKIISVDGTHLYTKYKHKMLIGVTLDANNQVLPIAFTIVDEETTDSWKWFLENLGRHVVRGESGVCLISNRHKGIVRATAELPYFQPPHGVHRFCLRHVCSNFNTKFKDVHLKDLCWAEGTQNEICKFESIMEAIKHKNILAHRYLAGIEKEKWSLAQDGGWRRGVMTTNMSECLNSVLKGARRLPISAIVHLTLLRCVQYFISRVSTGGRMVQKNQLWSDYACRKYDKWARKSTKHRVAKYDVREQTASVATVGRPSRGQHMQVVKLSTMDCSCGKWTIFGIPCSHVICTAKWHSLDPTTLVQPWYNISEYLATYEGRFQPLADERYWDPPTFELHHNPVRRERRRVGRDRTTRLRNEMDTTVSRQRQHR from the coding sequence ATGGTGGCACATACGCTATTGGGAGTTGTTCGTTGTGATCCTTCGTACGAGATTAAGTATATCATCGAAAATATGAAAGATAAATATGGATATCAAATCTCGTACACGAAGGCATGGCGAAGTTTGAAACGTGCTATGGAAATTGCTTATGGTACATGGGAGAGCTCCGTTCAATTACTTCCAAAATATATGTGTGCTCTTTCCAAATATAATCCGGGAACAGTTGTGGAGTGGAAGCATCTCAGAGACAACAATGAAATGAGTAAGACACTGAATTATGTTTTTTGGGCATTCAGGCCATGTGTTGATGGGTTTCGGAATTGTCGAAAAATAATTAGTGTTGATGGTACACACTTGTATACCAAATACAAGCACAAAATGTTGATCGGTGTCACTCTGGATGCGAACAATCAGGTTCTACCGATAGCATTTACTATTGTGGATGAAGAAACAACAGATTCTTGGAAATGGTTCTTGGAGAACCTAGGAAGACATGTTGTTCGTGGTGAAAGTGGCGTGTGTCTTATTTCTAATAGACATAAGGGAATTGTGCGCGCAACTGCAGAGCTACCATATTTTCAACCTCCACACGGTGTGCATCGTTTTTGTTTGAGACACGTGTGTTCAAACTTTAACACTAAATTCAAAGACGTGCATCTGAAAGATTTATGCTGGGCGGAAGGCACACAAAATGAAATTTGTAAGTTTGAATCAATAATGGAGGCAATCaagcataaaaacattttggcgCACCGATATTTGGCTGGAATTGAGAAAGAAAAATGGAGTTTGGCTCAGGACGGTGGTTGGCGTCGTGGGGTGATGACAACCAATATGTCGGAGTGTTTAAATAGTGTGTTGAAGGGTGCTCGTAGACTTCCTATATCTGCCATAGTACACTTGACACTTCTGAGGTGCgtacaatattttatttcacGTGTGAGTACAGGTGGTCGTATGGTTCAGAAAAATCAGTTGTGGTCAGATTATGCATGTCGGAAGTATGACAAGTGGGCGAGAAAATCTACTAAACATCGTGTTGCCAAATATGATGTTCGTGAGCAAACTGCTTCGGTTGCAACTGTAGGAAGACCAAGTCGTGGCCAACATATGCAGGTGGTCAAGTTATCAACGATGGATTGTTCATGTGGTAAATGGACTATTTTTGGCATACCATGTTCCCATGTTATTTGTACCGCAAAGTGGCACTCGTTGGATCCCACGACACTTGTGCAGCCATGGTATAACATATCTGAGTACTTAGCGACTTACGAAGGCAGATTTCAACCTCTTGCAGACGAGCGCTACTGGGATCCTCCAACTTTCGAATTGCACCACAACCCTGTTAGACGTGAAAGAAGAAGAGTTGGTAGAGATAGAACAACTCGATTGAGAAATGAGATGGACACAACTGTTTCAAGACAGAGACAACATCGatga
- the LOC142524125 gene encoding thioredoxin-like protein YLS8: protein MSYLLPHLHSGWAVDQAILAEEERLVIIRFGHDWDETCMQMDEVLASVAETIKNFSVIYLVNISEVPDFNTMYELYDPSTVMFFFRNKHIMIDLGTGNNNKINWALKDKQEFIDIVETVYCGARKGRGLVIAPKDYSTKYRY, encoded by the exons ATGTCGTATTTGCTGCCGCACCTTCACTCCGGATGGGCCGTGGATCAGGCTATCCTCGCCGAGGAGGAACGCCTGGTGATCATACGTTTTGGCCACGATTGGGATGAAACCTGTATGCAG ATGGATGAAGTGCTGGCTTCAGTTGCTGAGACGATAAAGAATTTTTCTGTCATTTACTTGGTAAATATCTCGGAGGTGCCTGATTTCAACACAATGTATGAGTTGTATGACCCGTCCACTGTCATGTTCTTTTTTAGGAACAAGCACATTATGATAGACCTTGGCACTGGAAACAACAATAAGATCAACTGGGCTCTAAAGGATAAGCAAGAGTTCATCGACATTGTTGAGACCGTTTATTGTGGTGCTAGGAAGGGCCGTGGTCTTGTCATTGCTCCAAAAGATTACTCCACCAAATATCGTTATTGA
- the LOC142524124 gene encoding uncharacterized protein LOC142524124: MEVEESDETGEEEVLGSILTMEKVAAAKQFIENHYKTQMKSIRERKERRWRLERKLACSDVPKQEQINLIKDLERKETEFMRLRRNRISVDDFELLTIIGRGAYGEVRLCREKKSGNIYAMKKLKKSEMLSRGQVEHVRAERNLLAEVASHCIVKLFYSFQDAEYLYLIMEYLPGGDVMTLLMREDILSESVAKFYIAQSVLAIESIHKHNYIHRDIKPDNLLLDKNGHMKLSDFGLCKPLDCRTLYTVNENKITDDETTREPMDIDGHFPDASNGSNWRSPREQLQHWQMNRRKLAFSTVGTPDYIAPEVLLKKGYGMECDWWSLGAIMYEMLIGYPPFYSDDPMTTCRKIVHWRNQLKFPEDVKLSPEAKDLICRLLCDAENRLGTGGAAQIKVHSWFSDVEWEKLYEMEAAFKPEVNGELDTRNFMKFDELDLPTPTISGSGTSRKAALTPKDLSFVGYTFKNFDAVKALPYSSDHMSTTSPSLPSVDSLLGDSIGNQTLSGISKETDSPMIMPMDSAMSP, from the exons ATGGAGGTAGAGGAGAGCGACGAAACCGGCGAAGAAGAAGTGTTGGGATCAATCTTGACCATGGAGAAAGTCGCCGCCGCAAAACAGTTCATTGAAAATCACTACAAAACTCAGATGAAAAGCATCagggagagaaaagaaag GCGCTGGCGACTAGAAAGAAAGTTAGCATGTTCAGATGTGCCAAAACAGGAACAAATAAACCTAATCAAAGATTTAGAACGAAAGGAAACTGAGTTTATGCGACTGAGAAGGAACAGGATATCTGTAGATGATTTTGAGCTTCTAACCATCATAGGGCGTGGAGCCTATGGCGAG GTTCGATTATGCCGGGAGAAAAAATCAGGAAATATTTATGCCATGAAGAAGTTGAAGAAATCCGAGATGCTTTCCAGAGGACAG GTGGAGCATGTTAGAGCAGAGAGAAACCTACTGGCAGAAGTGGCCAGCCACTGCATAGTTAAATTGTTCTACTCTTTTCAAGATGCTGAGTACTTGTATCTGATCATGGAATATCTTCCTGGTGGCGACGTGATGACTCTGCTGATGAGAGAAGACATACTTTCTGAAAGTGTGGCTAAATTTTACATTGCTCAAAGTGTATTGGCCATTGAGTCCATTCACAAGCATAATTACATTCATAG GGATATCAAACCTGACAATCTTCTTCTTGATAAGAATGGGCACATGAAGCTCTCAGACTTTGGTCTTTGCAAACCACTTGATTGTAGAACTTTATATACAGTAAACGAAAACAAGATTACTGATGATGAGACTACAAGGGAGCCAATGGATATCGATGGCCACTTTCCTGATGCTTCCAATGGTAGTAACTGGAGAAGCCCCCGTGAGCAACTTCAGCACTGGCAGATGAATAGGAGAAAGTTG GCATTCTCTACTGTTGGTACGCCAGATTATATTGCTCCAGAAGTTCTGTTGAAGAAGGGATATGGGATGGAGTGTGACTG GTGGTCCCTGGGTGCAATTATGTATGAAATGCTTATTGGGTACCCACCTTTTTATTCTGATGATCCTATGACCACTTGTAGAAAG ATTGTTCATTGGAGAAATCAACTGAAATTTCCAGAAGATGTCAAATTGAGCCCTGAGGCTAAAGATCTCATATGTAGGTTACTTTGTGATGCAGAAAATAGGCTTGGAACCGGAGGAGCAGCCCAGATAAAG GTTCATTCCTGGTTCTCAGATGTTGAATGGGAGAAATTATATGAAATGGAAGCGGCCTTTAAACCAGAGGTTAACGGAGAACTAGACACCCGGAACTTTATGAAGTTTGATGAA CTTGATCTTCCAACACCTACAATATCCGGCTCAGGAACCTCAAGGAAG GCAGCTCTTACTCCAAAGGATTTGAGTTTTGTGGGCTATACATTCAAGAATTTTGATGCTGTCAAGGCACTGCCTTATTCATCAG ATCACATGAGTACTACATCACCTAGTCTGCCATCTGTTGATTCCTTACTTG GTGATTCTATTGGAAACCAAACGCTGAGTGGAATATCCAAGGAGACAGATTCGCCAATGATCATGCCAATGGACAGTGCAATGTCCCCATGA